GTGTTGACGGTGCCGCTTTTGACAGCTGCTGCTGCCGTTTATTTTCTCGGGTCTGATGCACCGATGATTGACGTGACTTCTATTGGCATTGCCATGGCGCTTATTACTACTGTCCCAGTGGCTCTTGGCGTTGTAGTTAATCATCTGACTCCTGCTTTCTCAGTGCGCATCTCCAAGGTGCTTTCCGCTGTTGCTACGATCTTATTTGTCGTCATCGCTTTGGGCGCGGTTGCGACAAACTGGAGTGTGTTGATTGCCAACATTGCAGAGCTTGGCCCCGTACTCATTTTGCTGAACGTGGTGATGCTGCTGATTGGCTATAACGGTGCAAAAGCGATGAAGCTTTCACATCAGGACAGCATTGCCATTGCGTTGGAAGTGGGCGTTCAAAACGCAACGCTTGGTATTACAGTTGGCGCATTGGTTGCCATGAACGGTGAAGCCTTGCCGCCTTACAGCCTTGCCTCCGGTATTTACGCCATCACCATGTATGGCTGCGCATTTGTCTTCATATTTTGGGCACGGCGCAAAACAAAATCCGTTTAATCTCCTGAAATAACTAAACAAACACCTTGAGAAAGGTTGATACACCTTTGATGCATCTGGAAGAAAAACCGGTCCTTTCCACTCATGACCTGACCGTGCGGTTTGGCGGGCATGTGGCTGTTGATGCGGTGACGTGCTCGTTTCATCGCGGTACGTTGACCGCCATTGTTGGCCCTAATGGGGCTGGCAAAACGACCTACTTCAACCTGATCTCCGGTCAACTTTCGGCAACCTCCGGCACTGTCTGGTTTAATGGCGAAGACATCACCAAGCGTTCTGTTGCGGACCGGACTTTGCGCGGCATTGGGCGGGCGTTTCAACTCACCAATCTGTTTCCCGGTTTGACGGTGCGCGAGAATGCACGGCTGGCAGTGCAGGCGCATCAACGGGTGGGAATGGATTTGT
The window above is part of the Pseudovibrio sp. Tun.PSC04-5.I4 genome. Proteins encoded here:
- a CDS encoding bile acid:sodium symporter family protein codes for the protein MDIILKLFLPLSLAVIMFSLGITLTGQDFKRVVKMPRAFSVGLLGQLLLLPAVAFLILQVIELEPAMAFGVMLLSFAPGGVTSNLLTRFSGGTVALSVSLTAITSLLCVLTVPLLTAAAAVYFLGSDAPMIDVTSIGIAMALITTVPVALGVVVNHLTPAFSVRISKVLSAVATILFVVIALGAVATNWSVLIANIAELGPVLILLNVVMLLIGYNGAKAMKLSHQDSIAIALEVGVQNATLGITVGALVAMNGEALPPYSLASGIYAITMYGCAFVFIFWARRKTKSV